A part of Maridesulfovibrio hydrothermalis AM13 = DSM 14728 genomic DNA contains:
- the hmcF gene encoding sulfate respiration complex iron-sulfur protein HmcF, which yields MPEGKLCNRKPINTEEQLKLTLSDKSGQQYYAEMEELNVDTELLWSTIQKTMKSRLKTWLEICAHCGLCAESCFLYQVNDCVPEQVPSYKIQSTLGQIVKKKGQVSNEFMRDCMEVAWSKCTCCNRCGMYCPHGIDMGIMFGYLRGLLYSQGFVPWELKIGSGMHRIYRAQMDVTTEDWVETCEWMAEETEEEWPGLEIPVDKQDADIMYTCNAREPKHYPEDLAEAAILFHVAGTNWTVPSEGWEQTSLSMFAGDWECCKDNVLNVYNAIEKLNPARVTGTECGHAHRATVIEGPYWAGRPDGLPPKPYIHYVEWLAEALREGKLKIDPAKRIKEPVTLQDSCNYVRNQGLKDVTREIISYIVEPGYFVEMAPNKEHNYCCGGGGGFNGIGRYREQRNVALRTKMDQILDTGCKLVIAPCHNCWDAIRDLEEEYEIGIRWSFLKPLIIGMLDVPEGMRVEW from the coding sequence ATGCCCGAAGGTAAGCTTTGTAATAGAAAACCGATCAATACTGAAGAACAGCTCAAGCTGACTCTCTCAGATAAAAGCGGTCAGCAGTATTATGCTGAGATGGAAGAGCTTAATGTAGACACAGAACTGCTGTGGTCCACAATTCAGAAAACCATGAAATCCAGGCTCAAGACCTGGCTGGAAATCTGTGCCCACTGCGGACTCTGTGCAGAAAGCTGCTTTCTGTATCAGGTAAACGACTGCGTTCCTGAGCAGGTTCCATCTTATAAAATCCAGTCCACACTGGGTCAAATCGTCAAGAAAAAAGGACAGGTATCCAACGAATTCATGCGTGACTGCATGGAGGTTGCATGGTCCAAATGTACTTGCTGCAACCGTTGCGGCATGTACTGCCCGCACGGAATCGACATGGGCATCATGTTCGGCTACCTGCGCGGCCTTCTTTATTCACAGGGCTTTGTTCCCTGGGAACTCAAAATCGGTTCCGGCATGCACCGCATCTATCGCGCTCAGATGGACGTTACCACTGAAGACTGGGTAGAAACATGCGAGTGGATGGCAGAGGAAACTGAAGAAGAATGGCCGGGTCTTGAGATTCCCGTGGACAAGCAGGATGCAGACATAATGTATACCTGTAACGCACGTGAACCTAAACACTATCCCGAAGATCTTGCTGAAGCAGCAATTCTCTTCCACGTAGCCGGAACAAACTGGACTGTACCTTCCGAAGGATGGGAGCAGACCTCACTTTCCATGTTCGCAGGCGACTGGGAATGCTGTAAAGACAATGTTCTTAATGTATATAATGCCATTGAAAAGCTGAACCCGGCAAGGGTAACAGGAACCGAATGCGGTCACGCACACCGTGCAACCGTAATCGAAGGCCCATACTGGGCCGGTCGTCCTGACGGCCTGCCGCCCAAGCCCTACATTCACTACGTTGAATGGCTGGCTGAAGCTCTTCGTGAAGGCAAGCTCAAAATTGACCCCGCAAAAAGGATCAAAGAGCCTGTGACATTGCAGGACTCCTGTAACTATGTTCGCAATCAGGGTCTTAAAGACGTTACCCGCGAAATCATCAGTTACATTGTAGAGCCAGGCTACTTCGTGGAAATGGCACCGAATAAAGAGCACAACTACTGCTGCGGCGGTGGTGGCGGATTCAACGGAATCGGTAGATACCGTGAACAGCGCAACGTTGCTCTGCGTACCAAAATGGACCAGATCCTTGATACCGGCTGTAAGCTGGTTATTGCTCCCTGCCATAACTGCTGGGACGCAATTCGTGACCTTGAGGAAGAATATGAAATCGGCATCCGCTGGTCGTTCCTCAAGCCTCTGATCATCGGCATGCTGGACGTTCCCGAAGGTATGCGCGTCGAGTGGTAA
- the hmcE gene encoding sulfate respiration complex protein HmcE: MYDILTGPVLWLVFAISFGGLLVRVVLYFKGLNQQLDRVAYRPHLSYGLKGAFNSIISWLNPFGAQGWRTRPGFTLIFFALHIGLLVTPIFLAAHNIMLQENLGFSLPQLPAYAADILSWTVVVACLAMVLRRFAFPEVRIITSAYDILLIVIAVAPFVTGLIARYSAGDYEFWLLAHIITGEIWLLSLPFTKLSHCVLFFCSRAQLGMDYGIKRGGMKGSSMSW; this comes from the coding sequence ATGTACGACATTCTGACAGGGCCTGTGCTTTGGCTGGTTTTCGCAATCAGCTTCGGAGGCTTGCTGGTTCGAGTAGTGCTCTATTTTAAGGGCCTGAACCAACAGCTTGACCGTGTAGCATACCGCCCCCATCTGTCCTACGGACTGAAAGGTGCATTCAATTCGATTATTAGCTGGCTCAATCCTTTCGGCGCTCAGGGCTGGAGGACACGTCCCGGTTTTACTCTTATATTCTTTGCACTCCATATCGGACTGCTAGTAACTCCGATCTTCCTCGCAGCGCATAATATCATGCTGCAGGAAAATCTCGGATTCAGCCTGCCGCAGCTTCCGGCTTACGCAGCTGATATCCTTTCCTGGACTGTTGTGGTTGCATGCCTTGCAATGGTACTGCGCCGCTTTGCATTCCCGGAAGTCAGAATCATCACCTCAGCTTATGACATTCTGCTGATCGTGATTGCTGTAGCACCGTTTGTGACCGGCCTTATCGCAAGGTACTCCGCAGGCGACTACGAATTCTGGCTGCTGGCGCATATTATCACTGGCGAAATCTGGTTATTGAGCCTGCCTTTCACTAAGCTCAGCCATTGCGTACTGTTCTTCTGTTCCCGTGCACAGCTCGGAATGGATTACGGTATCAAGCGTGGCGGCATGAAAGGCTCCTCCATGTCCTGGTAA
- the hmcD gene encoding sulfate respiration complex protein HmcD encodes MEAHNLQEYYTFTKGIVYLFMGGALVGVTLFWQFLMGGKAHRDENKKTYGNHH; translated from the coding sequence ATGGAAGCGCATAACCTGCAAGAATATTATACTTTCACTAAAGGGATAGTATACCTGTTCATGGGCGGAGCCTTAGTTGGCGTTACCCTGTTCTGGCAGTTCCTCATGGGTGGTAAAGCACACCGTGATGAAAACAAAAAGACGTACGGCAACCACCACTAA
- the hmcC gene encoding sulfate respiration complex protein HmcC: MSTPGNNGPKSAFNTFNLVAAAIIIVGLIITVIRFTQGIGSVTNLDDNNPWGIWIGFDLLCGVALAAGGYTTSAACYIFGLKRFHSAVRPAILTAFLGYALVVFALQYDLGRPWRLPYPVFYQQGTTSLLFEVGLCVMLYLTVLFIEFTPAMFEWLGWKKIRKVVVKLTLALTIFGVVLSTLHQSSLGALYTIAPSKLHPLWYSTYMPLYFFVSSIAAGMSMVIFEGTLSHKKMHRMMDEEYLKHHDGVVLGFGKAASLVLFGYFFVKMIGVAYDNNWHYLVSGYGLLFLTEMLGFVALPCFLYAVGVRDKNLGLIKKAAIITVLGIIFNRFNVSMIAFNYHLPSSERYFPSMMEIGISVFVVTIGVVVFRFITTRMPIFYEHPDYKSDH; this comes from the coding sequence ATGTCCACTCCCGGAAACAACGGGCCTAAATCGGCCTTCAACACGTTTAATCTGGTAGCCGCCGCTATTATTATTGTCGGACTGATTATCACTGTAATCAGATTCACTCAGGGTATCGGCTCTGTTACCAATCTGGACGATAACAACCCCTGGGGTATCTGGATCGGATTCGATCTGCTCTGCGGTGTTGCTCTTGCTGCCGGTGGTTACACAACTTCCGCAGCCTGCTACATCTTCGGACTCAAACGGTTTCACTCCGCAGTACGTCCTGCAATCCTGACAGCATTCCTCGGATACGCTCTGGTTGTATTTGCTCTGCAATATGACCTTGGTCGTCCCTGGAGACTGCCTTACCCGGTCTTCTACCAGCAGGGTACAACCTCTCTGCTCTTCGAAGTCGGTCTGTGCGTAATGCTGTACCTGACTGTACTCTTTATTGAGTTCACCCCCGCTATGTTCGAATGGCTGGGCTGGAAGAAAATCAGAAAAGTTGTTGTTAAACTGACACTTGCTCTGACCATCTTCGGTGTTGTTCTCTCTACTTTGCACCAGTCATCACTCGGCGCACTGTACACAATCGCACCTTCTAAACTTCATCCCCTGTGGTACTCAACCTACATGCCGCTTTACTTCTTTGTTTCAAGTATTGCCGCGGGTATGTCTATGGTCATCTTCGAGGGAACTCTCTCTCACAAAAAGATGCACCGCATGATGGATGAGGAATACCTCAAGCACCACGACGGAGTCGTTCTGGGATTCGGTAAAGCCGCTTCTCTGGTACTCTTCGGATACTTCTTCGTTAAGATGATCGGTGTAGCCTACGACAATAACTGGCATTACCTTGTTTCAGGATACGGCCTGCTGTTCCTGACTGAAATGCTCGGTTTTGTTGCGCTGCCCTGTTTCCTCTACGCTGTTGGTGTCCGCGACAAAAACCTCGGCCTGATTAAGAAAGCTGCCATCATCACTGTGCTCGGCATCATTTTCAACAGGTTCAACGTTTCCATGATCGCGTTCAACTACCACCTTCCGTCTTCCGAAAGGTACTTCCCCAGCATGATGGAGATCGGTATCTCTGTATTTGTTGTGACTATCGGCGTTGTTGTTTTCCGTTTCATTACCACCCGGATGCCCATTTTCTATGAGCACCCTGACTACAAAAGCGACCACTAG
- the hmcB gene encoding sulfate respiration complex iron-sulfur protein HmcB, with protein MLRRTFLGVLGATCVGAALPAGVEAGGKEFKGYPGSKGVLFDATRCIGCRKCEAACNKVSNLPVPEKKFDDLSVLDTKRRTDAKTFTVVNKYKGPENPVFRKSQCNHCLEPACASACFVKAFKKLPNGAVVYDESVCVGCRYCMIACPFEIPTYEYDEPLTPRVMKCNMCAPRQAEGKIPGCVEECPKEALVFGERDELIKIARQRIRRNPDRYVDHLYGEDEMGGTSWMYLSGVPFNEIGMREDLGTKSAPELTAGALASVPMVAGLWPVLLGGIYAVTQRNRKVGDEERKEAVANALARASEEAEKTLSEALKKADVANKRQIEVEVKKAVEEALTPKEEEQDKNSEKEES; from the coding sequence ATGTTACGCAGAACATTCCTAGGAGTGCTGGGCGCAACCTGTGTGGGAGCAGCCCTCCCCGCAGGAGTCGAGGCCGGCGGTAAGGAGTTCAAAGGGTATCCCGGAAGTAAGGGTGTACTCTTTGACGCTACCCGCTGCATCGGTTGCCGCAAATGTGAAGCAGCCTGCAACAAAGTCAGCAATCTTCCCGTACCCGAGAAGAAATTTGATGACTTGTCAGTGCTGGACACCAAACGCAGAACAGATGCCAAGACTTTCACTGTAGTTAACAAATACAAAGGACCGGAAAATCCTGTATTTCGTAAATCCCAGTGTAACCACTGTCTTGAACCTGCCTGTGCATCAGCATGCTTCGTAAAAGCATTCAAGAAACTGCCCAACGGCGCAGTTGTTTATGATGAGTCGGTTTGTGTAGGTTGTCGCTACTGTATGATAGCGTGCCCCTTCGAAATCCCGACTTATGAATATGATGAACCACTGACTCCAAGAGTCATGAAGTGCAATATGTGCGCTCCTAGACAGGCCGAAGGAAAAATCCCCGGCTGTGTCGAAGAATGCCCCAAAGAAGCACTTGTTTTCGGCGAAAGAGACGAGCTGATCAAGATCGCCCGTCAGCGCATCAGGCGCAACCCTGACCGTTACGTTGACCACCTCTACGGTGAAGACGAAATGGGCGGAACCAGCTGGATGTATCTCTCCGGCGTACCTTTCAACGAAATCGGCATGCGCGAAGATCTCGGAACCAAGTCCGCACCGGAACTCACAGCCGGCGCTCTGGCTTCAGTTCCTATGGTTGCAGGTCTCTGGCCCGTACTTCTCGGCGGCATCTACGCAGTTACCCAGCGTAACCGCAAAGTCGGCGACGAAGAGCGCAAAGAAGCAGTAGCAAACGCACTTGCAAGAGCCAGCGAGGAAGCTGAAAAAACTCTCTCCGAAGCTCTTAAAAAAGCTGACGTTGCTAACAAACGCCAGATCGAAGTTGAGGTCAAAAAAGCTGTAGAAGAAGCCCTGACTCCTAAAGAAGAGGAACAGGACAAAAACAGCGAGAAGGAGGAATCCTAA
- the hmcA gene encoding sulfate respiration complex hexadecaheme cytochrome HmcA produces the protein MANGKKLLRLSGILIVLAGVLGFHMEALSMVGTPQGEGNKRPDLIMIDTIAAQEKLELPAVVFLHDTHTKAVAEQGKDCTACHQKDKDAMSYKFNRLEDGKPEQLKEIYHNGCISCHAADAKAGKKTGPQVGECRSCHVADPELTADRASAGMENILHYRHWDSKLIAKDAGQDTNCGACHHQYNKLSNKLEYVKGQEENCGVCHTATPEGDVKLTTTEAYHGQCVSCHLEMKAAKAEKTGPVDCAGCHGEMKVEDIKEDNAAVLKKLGGDLPRLPRNQPDAVLLTAPVDEKTAVKATMASVAFNHKAHENYTDSCSSCHHETMNKSCSSCHTVRGSKEGDFVTLDQAMHKADSTRTCVGCHAVKQKDPNCAGCHELMPKNVIQSEETCVACHNGPTSTSSQPVKMEASAKADIAKALIMKRPTSPQLIAESDIPEFVTINVIENEYKASKLPHRKIIMSMIDKMKDDSMANTFHSTPLTVCGSCHHNSPASKTPPSCASCHGSTSKTQDGRPALKAAYHGQCMTCHDAMNLEKPASTDCTACHAKK, from the coding sequence ATGGCAAACGGAAAAAAATTATTGCGATTGTCCGGTATCCTGATCGTCCTAGCAGGGGTGCTCGGCTTCCACATGGAAGCTCTGAGCATGGTCGGAACCCCGCAGGGTGAAGGTAATAAGCGTCCGGATCTTATTATGATCGACACTATTGCCGCACAGGAAAAACTGGAACTGCCTGCGGTTGTGTTTCTCCACGATACACACACAAAGGCGGTGGCTGAGCAGGGTAAAGACTGTACTGCCTGTCACCAGAAAGACAAAGATGCCATGTCTTACAAGTTCAACAGACTTGAAGACGGCAAACCTGAACAGCTCAAAGAAATTTACCACAACGGTTGTATCAGCTGCCACGCCGCAGACGCTAAGGCTGGCAAGAAAACCGGACCTCAAGTCGGTGAATGTCGCAGCTGTCACGTTGCTGACCCGGAACTTACTGCGGACAGAGCTTCTGCCGGAATGGAAAACATTCTCCATTACCGTCACTGGGATTCTAAGCTCATCGCAAAAGATGCCGGTCAGGACACCAACTGTGGAGCCTGTCACCATCAGTACAACAAGCTCTCCAATAAGCTTGAGTATGTAAAAGGACAGGAAGAAAACTGTGGCGTATGTCACACCGCTACTCCAGAAGGCGACGTAAAACTGACCACCACCGAAGCCTACCACGGTCAGTGCGTATCCTGTCACCTTGAAATGAAAGCCGCTAAAGCTGAAAAGACCGGTCCCGTCGACTGTGCCGGTTGTCATGGTGAAATGAAAGTAGAAGACATCAAAGAAGACAACGCTGCTGTTCTGAAAAAACTGGGCGGAGATCTGCCCCGCCTTCCCAGAAATCAGCCAGACGCTGTTCTGCTCACCGCTCCGGTGGACGAAAAAACTGCAGTAAAAGCCACCATGGCTTCCGTAGCTTTCAACCATAAGGCCCACGAAAACTACACTGACTCCTGCAGCTCCTGCCATCACGAAACTATGAACAAGTCATGCTCCTCATGTCACACCGTTCGTGGTTCCAAAGAAGGTGATTTCGTAACTCTTGATCAGGCAATGCACAAAGCTGACAGCACCAGAACATGTGTCGGCTGCCACGCAGTCAAGCAGAAAGATCCTAACTGTGCAGGCTGTCACGAACTGATGCCTAAAAATGTAATCCAGTCTGAAGAGACTTGTGTGGCATGCCATAACGGCCCAACCTCCACTTCAAGCCAGCCCGTCAAGATGGAAGCCTCCGCCAAGGCCGACATCGCTAAGGCTTTGATCATGAAGCGTCCCACATCTCCACAGCTGATTGCAGAGTCTGACATTCCTGAATTCGTGACCATCAACGTCATTGAGAACGAGTACAAAGCCAGCAAACTTCCTCACCGTAAGATCATCATGTCTATGATCGACAAGATGAAAGATGACAGCATGGCTAACACATTCCACAGCACACCTCTTACCGTGTGTGGAAGCTGCCACCATAACAGCCCGGCCAGCAAAACTCCTCCGAGTTGTGCAAGCTGTCACGGCAGTACCTCTAAAACTCAGGACGGACGTCCGGCTCTCAAGGCTGCCTATCACGGTCAGTGCATGACCTGTCATGACGCTATGAACCTTGAAAAGCCTGCTTCAACTGACTGCACCGCATGTCACGCGAAGAAATAA
- a CDS encoding nucleoside deaminase — protein sequence MTDYDMKFMEEAYKLAKKSFDEGGLPIGAVLVRGGEVIGRGHNRRVQNGDPIAHGEMDCLRNAGRQKTYKDTVLYTTLSPCMMCSGAVVQFGVPRVVIGENRNFGGNEEFLRSHGVEVEILDNRKCIDLMEELKESKPQLWAEDIGED from the coding sequence ATGACTGATTACGATATGAAATTTATGGAAGAAGCTTATAAGCTTGCGAAGAAGAGTTTTGATGAAGGAGGGCTGCCTATAGGGGCGGTTTTGGTCCGTGGCGGCGAGGTGATCGGGCGTGGTCATAATCGGCGTGTGCAGAACGGTGATCCCATTGCGCACGGGGAAATGGATTGTTTGCGTAATGCAGGGCGGCAGAAGACTTACAAAGATACAGTGCTTTATACCACTTTGTCGCCATGTATGATGTGTTCCGGCGCGGTCGTCCAGTTCGGTGTGCCACGCGTGGTTATCGGGGAAAATAGAAATTTCGGTGGTAATGAAGAATTTCTCCGATCACATGGTGTTGAGGTCGAAATTCTCGATAACCGTAAATGCATTGATCTTATGGAAGAGTTGAAAGAATCAAAGCCGCAGCTTTGGGCTGAGGATATTGGCGAAGATTAA
- a CDS encoding radical SAM protein: MKPLWLLGVTGLYQEFYQPDTQALVSPVDIIQNNVLDSGTIFWKNLLQPERVLKVVNALEENIHNPTHQIPQFLAVVANKSKFISCVLDYRVSICDQGVEDRQFFNKLETLAILCELYSQFEFYPFKLSIQNGFLLNETSAKEIIHNCQSISHNPHIPFLNDVILPLILDYHPDVIFCTGKISYFHIALAKMIKKEFLDVHICFTRHSSEYYSLNKIKKYLKNNSELFSVVDSIVLEYFDESEQKLLENLELKNDVSNLSNILTLNKEDETKEIRHRPPQNTSVSIVNRRKKQISGFKISPEKIYDIHFDPYVKCYWNKCVFCGINKKYTHGDCVEENSPIRGKINKLCKELSDKSFVWFIDEAIHPSKLSKIADFFIANKNQYTWQVRCRIDNGLLAKGLAEKLAQSGLKELRLGLESASIRILKLMSKFEDGFQLKMVEQIVKTYSEHGISIHFPMIIGFPGEEAADRQRTYEFLSSIREKYPTVTFNINIFNFDVSSPLFKMWDNYSISKINFPCSPSDFIGNSVSWDDQAKTEEIILDRERNSFMRNKLYHWMPRESFITPTIFYRLSETIRNTLVWKQSNSIPESYDFSMDSLIQISPNLVVQKKADGEYLAYNWNTHHYIEGDEVMCNILDTWDIPKSIEQGTIELGQKKDEVFVSSDIVILIKKLLHYGHFFIVDEA; encoded by the coding sequence ATGAAGCCTTTATGGCTCCTTGGTGTAACAGGGTTATATCAAGAATTTTACCAGCCTGATACGCAGGCATTAGTATCCCCAGTAGATATAATCCAAAATAATGTATTAGATTCGGGAACTATCTTTTGGAAGAACTTGTTGCAGCCGGAAAGAGTGCTAAAAGTAGTCAATGCACTCGAGGAAAATATTCACAACCCAACGCATCAAATTCCTCAGTTTTTAGCTGTTGTTGCAAATAAAAGTAAATTTATTTCTTGTGTTCTTGATTATCGCGTAAGTATTTGCGACCAAGGAGTTGAAGATAGGCAGTTTTTTAATAAGCTAGAGACATTAGCCATATTATGTGAACTATATTCACAGTTTGAGTTTTATCCGTTTAAACTGAGCATCCAAAATGGTTTTCTATTAAATGAAACATCGGCTAAAGAAATCATACATAACTGTCAAAGCATTTCACATAATCCGCACATTCCTTTTCTTAACGATGTAATTCTCCCATTAATATTAGACTATCATCCTGATGTTATTTTTTGCACAGGCAAAATTAGTTATTTCCATATTGCACTAGCTAAAATGATCAAAAAAGAATTTTTAGATGTGCATATATGTTTTACTCGTCACTCCTCAGAGTATTATTCTTTAAATAAAATAAAAAAATATTTGAAAAACAATTCCGAATTATTTTCAGTAGTCGACAGTATAGTTTTGGAATATTTTGATGAATCTGAGCAGAAGCTTCTAGAAAACTTGGAATTGAAAAATGATGTATCTAATCTATCCAATATTCTGACTTTAAATAAAGAAGATGAAACGAAAGAAATTAGACATCGGCCACCTCAAAATACATCGGTTTCGATAGTTAATAGAAGGAAAAAACAAATTTCTGGGTTTAAAATATCACCAGAAAAAATTTATGACATTCACTTTGACCCTTATGTGAAATGCTATTGGAATAAGTGTGTGTTTTGCGGAATCAATAAGAAGTATACACATGGAGATTGTGTTGAAGAGAATAGCCCAATAAGGGGAAAAATAAACAAACTATGTAAAGAGCTATCTGACAAATCTTTCGTGTGGTTCATTGATGAGGCAATTCACCCATCTAAGCTCAGCAAAATAGCAGACTTTTTTATTGCTAATAAAAATCAATATACTTGGCAAGTCCGATGCCGAATTGACAATGGACTTCTCGCTAAGGGGCTTGCTGAAAAGCTTGCGCAGTCTGGATTAAAGGAGCTTCGCCTAGGCTTAGAATCTGCTTCCATTAGAATCCTTAAATTAATGAGTAAATTCGAAGACGGGTTCCAATTAAAAATGGTAGAACAAATTGTTAAGACGTATTCTGAACATGGTATATCTATACATTTCCCCATGATAATCGGTTTTCCAGGAGAAGAGGCCGCGGACAGACAAAGAACGTATGAGTTCCTCTCCTCCATACGCGAAAAATATCCTACGGTAACATTTAACATCAATATTTTTAATTTTGATGTTAGCAGCCCGCTATTTAAAATGTGGGATAACTACTCGATTTCGAAAATAAATTTCCCATGTTCTCCCTCAGACTTCATCGGTAATTCTGTCAGTTGGGACGATCAAGCAAAGACAGAAGAGATTATCTTAGATCGCGAGCGAAACTCGTTTATGCGCAACAAACTCTATCATTGGATGCCACGAGAGTCTTTCATCACGCCAACAATATTTTATAGATTGAGCGAGACAATTCGTAATACTCTTGTTTGGAAACAAAGCAACTCGATTCCCGAAAGTTATGATTTTTCGATGGATAGCCTTATCCAGATATCGCCCAATTTGGTCGTGCAAAAAAAGGCTGACGGAGAATATCTAGCCTATAATTGGAACACACACCATTATATAGAAGGCGATGAAGTTATGTGCAATATTCTAGATACATGGGATATTCCAAAGAGTATTGAACAAGGCACTATAGAGCTAGGTCAAAAGAAGGACGAGGTGTTTGTTAGCAGCGACATTGTCATATTAATAAAAAAACTATTACACTATGGTCATTTTTTTATTGTAGATGAAGCCTGA
- a CDS encoding pentapeptide repeat-containing protein, which translates to MRQFDPSLFDSIDYSGMQACEQSYGKEFDGSKIKKAHFTKCFFNEVSFLGTSGASSSFEECVLKNCQIKNSCFDFSNFTKSDHSKADIAASSFAYTNFAKSNLDGITFRGCNFESSYFKNASLRNSNCWDCSFENAHFENSVFENIDLSRTNIDFSIMENVSFKNVKLPLVGILHSFGGLENAEKNSDNILFKFPASDVEITFSELVSKLEDIQAFFSKTNDFFTLSTINIYFGKHDLAYEYLKKGLRYSLAQKDFRMIGYYCKLASLNLFFTKKQLRNLYEGLKSDSIVQILTEHEYQAYSYELDRIKRMLIDSPFGLPEMKITLATDIHPEEVTVTAEMFSYLNEAIEEYAPQASDHMIFRHNSPYLIELILSDSAVVLGNLALAVLKGFLGATSAVMAVQKVYDGYYRTEGVKLDNKYKRLEIEEKERLLQKHPAHVHTRQNKKKFLPSTPLKRRVKSVNIMMHAKREASVPKQFRELTIMKED; encoded by the coding sequence TTGAGACAATTTGATCCATCTTTATTTGATTCAATAGACTACTCCGGCATGCAAGCATGTGAGCAAAGTTATGGTAAAGAATTTGATGGATCAAAAATAAAGAAAGCCCATTTTACTAAATGCTTTTTTAATGAAGTTTCATTTCTAGGAACCTCCGGAGCTTCATCCTCTTTTGAAGAGTGTGTTCTCAAAAATTGTCAAATTAAAAATTCTTGTTTTGATTTTTCTAATTTTACCAAATCAGATCATTCAAAAGCAGATATTGCTGCGAGTAGCTTTGCATATACTAATTTTGCAAAGTCTAATCTGGATGGGATAACTTTCCGAGGATGTAATTTTGAAAGTTCATACTTTAAAAATGCATCATTGCGGAATAGTAATTGTTGGGATTGCAGTTTTGAAAATGCACATTTCGAAAATTCTGTATTTGAAAATATCGATTTGTCACGAACAAACATTGATTTTTCAATTATGGAAAATGTGTCATTTAAAAACGTAAAATTACCACTTGTCGGTATTCTCCATTCATTCGGGGGCTTAGAGAACGCAGAAAAAAATTCTGATAATATTCTATTTAAATTTCCAGCAAGTGATGTTGAGATCACATTCTCAGAACTTGTTTCTAAACTAGAAGATATACAGGCGTTTTTCTCTAAAACTAATGATTTTTTTACTTTATCGACCATAAACATATATTTTGGAAAACATGACTTAGCATACGAGTATCTTAAAAAAGGTTTAAGATACAGTCTTGCGCAAAAAGATTTTCGCATGATTGGCTATTACTGCAAATTAGCATCACTCAATCTTTTTTTTACAAAAAAACAATTGCGAAATCTGTATGAGGGATTGAAGTCAGACTCAATTGTTCAGATTCTGACAGAGCATGAGTATCAGGCATATAGTTATGAACTGGACCGGATAAAACGCATGTTGATTGACAGTCCATTTGGGTTGCCAGAAATGAAAATCACCCTTGCAACAGATATTCACCCCGAAGAAGTTACAGTTACCGCTGAGATGTTTAGTTACTTAAATGAAGCGATTGAGGAGTATGCACCACAAGCTTCTGATCACATGATCTTTCGGCATAATTCGCCATATTTGATAGAACTTATTCTAAGTGATTCTGCTGTCGTTTTGGGAAACCTAGCGTTGGCCGTATTAAAAGGGTTTCTTGGAGCAACATCTGCGGTTATGGCGGTGCAGAAGGTATATGATGGATATTATCGAACTGAAGGAGTTAAGTTAGATAATAAATATAAACGGTTGGAGATTGAAGAAAAAGAGCGTCTTTTACAAAAACATCCGGCTCACGTGCATACAAGACAAAATAAAAAAAAATTTCTTCCCTCTACACCTCTAAAGAGGCGTGTGAAATCAGTTAACATTATGATGCATGCTAAGCGTGAAGCATCCGTCCCTAAACAATTTCGCGAATTAACCATTATGAAAGAAGATTAA